The DNA region GCGGTGTCTTGCAGGGAGACCGAATGTTTTGACGGAAGGAGCAATGGTACAACGGATGCAGAGATCAATGTTGTGCTGGGTCGAGTAAACGATGGTTGGTTAGGAAGGGCAAGTACGTCACTTTTTGAAGCACGTAATTCAATTTTCTAAAGACGGCCCACGGTGATCAGATCCCAACGGGGAAAGGAGGATCCAACGAAAATATCTGTAGGTTTTAGCGACTGGAGGAGAGGACGTGGGGGAACCACCCGGATGTGTGCCGTTCGCCGGTTCGTGACACTTTCTTTGCATATCCTCCACAGCACGAGGTGAACGCAACCGGGAAGCACCCTGCTGTCGCCTGTAAAGCCGATCGGGGGTCGCCGAAGGATCTGAACTGTGGAACGTGCCAAGGCCGGTCCCGTTCCGATTCGGTATTCAACGACAGCCGTAACTGCCGTCCGAGATTTGGTCCGACTGGATTGTCTGATTCAACACTTTCAGCGGAACAATCGCACAGAAAATAAACTCAAATGCCATTTCATTCGAAATCTCTCGTACATGCGCTAACCACCGCAATGGCGGCACCCGGACAGCAGACAGGTCTGGGACGGCTGCCCAGTGGGCTTTGGGTCGGTCAAACTCAAAATGACCATGACGTCTTGATTCAAGTTGGGTAGGTACGGTGGCTGATTTGGGGCATGGTATTCGATCCTCCGGTCTTTTTGCAGAACAAACCCACGATCTTGTCCTCGTCCCATGACATTTGTTAACTGAACCCATCGACAAAAATCCCAATCGCAGACGTCACATCGCATCGTCCAGAGAACAGGCCCGAAGGCACCCCACATTCGGGTAGGCCATCACCATGTGCCGGGGAACAAAGTCCAGAATGAGCTGTGGTCATTTCCATGTCAGCTTCCACGAACGGTGCCACCCTTGGTGCAACGAGCCTCAAGTACAGTTCATCGGGCAAAAAGACGAGCGATGCGGCCACTGTATCGCGAAGACCCAGGTGGACACTTCAAGAGCCAGCAGGCTCCAGGATGCTTGGGATTCATATTGCAACGATGCGAAGCAGGAGGTGCTTGTGTCTCTCCGGGAAAAGATCATCTCCGCCAACCGGGAAGTCAGGGCTCTCAAGGAAGAGTTCCCCGACCTGGAGGGTCTATCATCTGAGCTAGAACGAGTACGAAAAGAACAGTCTGAAACCATGCGGATGATCCACGCACAAATGGAACGGGCGAAGGAGGAAGGGGCCATGAAGGAACTGTTGCTCATGCAAGAAAGGAAGAGTTCTCTCCAAAGGAAGAGGGACTCCGGGCGTTGTGAGAACAGGGCCACGGGGAATCAATTACTCGAATCTCTTGACGGGGATATTGAGCGCCTGAATGAAGAGCAAGTGATGCTGATGGAAAGGTCTCCCGAGCTTACCAGGCTCATCTGGCTGGATCGGCAACTGGTGCAGCTGGAATCCAACGAGACAACGCTGTGTTCACACGACAGTCTAGCAAAGCTAGATGCTATCACCAGAAGCCGGGATGTTTACGTGGCCGACGAGATCAGACTGACAGAGGAACGGCTAAGCAACCTCAAGTCTATCGAGGGACGATTGAGACATCAGGCAATGCAAGAAAAGGCAGAGGTCAAGAACGCCCGATGTGAAGGTCGTGCGGCTGCTCAGAAAGAGCCTGACAGGTATGTACGGCagttttctcttctcccacaACCTTTTCTCGTAGATTTTTGACAATAGGGTGTAGTGATTTGGTTCAAGTCGAGGATACTCCCGTCGCATGTCCCGAGACGCTGTCGCTTACCACCAACACAAAACGCAGTCTTACTACCGTCGTGGCCCCCGAGACCATATCATCTACCACGAGCAGACCAAGCATTCCAATACCTCGTTATTCATTGCCTCGTTCTTCATTGCATCGCCCGTCTAGCTATATTTCCAGGCAATCCATTATCGAACAGAACCAGCCTCGTATTCTGTATCGAATTTTCACTCTAGCCACTGATCCCGCCGAATGCAGCTCCAGATGGTCGTTGAGGGCCTCACAACATTACGGCGAGTAGCCTGCTTGCCGTATTCTTGGTTTCCtacaaaaaaagaaaatccaaaaagaagcaaacaGAAGCAAACCGTCCGTGTTTTTCTATCCCCCCCCCTGCTGTCTattctcctccaaaaactgCCTCACCTCCTTTACCCTcgtcacctcccccttctcctttcccATGgtattcttcttctgggtATAAAACTTGACTCTATCATGTGCCAACTTTCCAGCGCGGCGTTTATCAGTTGGACAGCGCAACAGCGGAATCAGAACAATGGCGGAGAGCGTATCAAAGACTTTTTGGGGCGTCACCCCGTGGCGGGCGGCCACCTCGTCGTACGGGAAGGTTTCCTCGGCCGTTTCGGCAATGTCGATGAGCAAGTTTGGAGACGGCTTTTTgcggagggggatggtgaatTTTGTCTTATTGGGAGGCTGTTTTTCGGGGGCTGCGGTGGGTGCTTTCAACaattggggtggtggtggtggtgggagcacTGGTAATATTTGCGTCTGCAGTTGAGAGGACGGCTGAAGAGGAGCTTGCTGAAGCCAACGCATGTGCTCTTGTTGAACTACGGTGCAATGAAGGCCGGGTGGCTTGCATGGGCTTTGATTATGAATCGGACTTTGGACAGAGGTTGAGCAACATGGGTGCCCTGGCGTCGATTGCGAGCCCGGTGGAATCAACATgtgtcgtggttgttgttcttgtttcGGGTTGTGAGGTTGCAATACCGGTGGACTCTGACTTTGCATTGGACGTGGATTCATCCACGGGTTTGGGCTCGAGTTCATGTTCAAGTTCATGTTTTGTTGCGGCATTGGAACAAGACTTCCCATAGAGTACATTGCAAAGGGAATAGCGTTTGGTCCGAATGCTGCTTGGTTGATCATCTGACTGGACATGTGTGTGCTGCTAGTGATGAGAGCATTGTTATCTGATGGTGAAAGCATCTGACCTGTCTCATACGCCGGATTGTTCATTGCGATCCCCCCAAAATCGAGGCAGGGGACTTGCTCGAAACATGGCGACGATGTGGAATTGAACAAAGCGCTGGAACTGGCGAAAAGCGATGTTGGATGGCTTGTAGATGGCATTGGCTGCGACATCTGTTTGGGTGAAACTGCCACCGACATGCGTGGCACGCGACTGATTGGAGGGAAATCCGTAGGGAAGGCAAAGCTTTCAAGAGCTTGGATTAATGCACTGGGTTGTTCGGGGCTCATTCTGGGGCTAGGATCCTGAGATGGGGCTGGCCCAGTGTCAGTAGTTCTAGTGACGCTGCTGGGTGGTGCAGGTTGATCGGAAGCATGGCGATGGCTAGCAGAAGCTGGATGTAACTGCGCGCTGGTTTTGGTTATTCTAGAAACTGCCAGGTCTAGCTTTTGATTGTTCAGGTGTGGGTTTGGGGCTGGCTGGTCGTTCAGGCGTGGCTTCTTGACGGGACAACAAGATATAAACTCcacttcatcatcgtccGCCGTCCGTTTGGCTGGGATTGCTTTAGCGGGCTTTGCTGCCACTAGCTGGGACGCTGaccccttctcctgctgTTTCGAAGACGACATGATGGCTACTTTTTCGTCGGCAGTGGATGTGTGGGTGCGAACTGGCTTCAGGGCAAGCGCGAGTTATATGTCCAACGATTCAAAGCATCGCGTTAAAAAGCTGGCGGTGAAAAAGGAACACATGGGAGCCTGTCATTTGATCCGATAAGTACTTCACAGGAGGCATCTTTGAAGAGTTGGAATGCGGGACAAGGGGACTATTGAATGGATGCAGCTTGTTGTACATGGCTTCATGATTCAGCAGGAGAGCAAAGCTTGGGCTGTTGTGCGCATTAGGATGAGATGTAGAGTAGACCTTTCGATGATTATGCATCAAGGTTCTCAGCTGAGGCTCTATATACCTGAAGTAAAAGGTGAATGAGGGGTTCCAATATGGTATGTTCACCATGTTGGAGTCTTGTGTTTTGTCTCAGAAAGGTGCAGCTCCTGAacaaggggaaagggggtgcCAAGATCTGAGCTACGCTACTGCAGCTGTCACAAGTCTGTGAGCAGCTGGCCACCACTGCGTGGGTTCTGAGTCCCCACTCGCCtatggcccaagctcccaacGGCAGGGCAAGGCTGAGCTTCTGCCTTGTGAATTGCTCCCCGCATcatctccagctctcccTAATTCTTCCACCAACAATCTTGTGTTTGTCTCCCAACGAAATCGAAGTAACTACCAAACTTGCTTCCAAATACACGCCCAAAGAAGCCATAAGTATTTTTTTCGACCCAGAAGCGATCACGAACCGAAGAAGCACCACCATGGCGAACCAGGCAGGAGGGGCCAACGAGCTGCTATCCGTCCAGAAGTCATCAGACTCCGGTCTCCAAATCATTCTTCACCCACTCCCGATCCTTGAGATTTCCGACTTTATTACCAGAGGCTACCAAAGGAACTACAAGGgcgccgttgttggtggacTTCTTGGTCAGCAAAATGGCCGCGAGATCACTATTGAGCACAGTTTCAGCATCAAGTcagtgaagaaggaggaggatggtggtgtctACGAGCTCGATGAAGAATGGTTCAGGCAAAGATTGGATCAAAGTATGAGAATTCATCCAGTCATTTAAGCAGTACGCGTTTTGGCAACTAACGTGGCGGAAGTGAAACTTGTCCACAAATCACCACAGCTCGACCTGGTAGGCTGGTATGCCCTCGTGCCCAAGTCGGGCCCAACGGTCCTCCACCTGCCAATCCACCGCCAAATCAGCACTGTCAACGAGTCCGCCGTATTGTTAGGATTCCATCTGGAGGACATGCTTTCTCCCGCGGCTGGGGACCCGCTTCCAATCACGATATATGAGTCGAACATGGAGGCCGAAGGTGAAGATAAGGAGATGAAGGATTCCGaaaacccaaccaacatgGTTCTCCGCTTCCGCAAACTTCCCTACGCAACTGAGACTGGAGAGGCCGAGATGATAGGCATGCAGTTCATTCGTGAGGGTGGCGCCAACGCTTCGGCAGATGATACCCCAGTCGAAACCAAAAACATCGCTGAGCAATTTGAGCAAAAGATCGCCGTGACGGATGGCAAGGGCAAGCGTAGGGCCGTTATGACCTCTGGTTCCGTTTCGAAGAACCCAGTCAGTCCGAGTAAAGGCAAGGGGAAACAAAAGGACgagccctcctcttccccaccgCAGGCCGAGCCACCCAATCCcgacatcaacctcaccaggTCAGAGTCAGAGTACATGGCTGCGCTCCAAGCAAAGTTCAATGCTATCAAGATGCTCAAATCACGTATCGCTTTGATCATCACCTATCTGCaacgcctccctcccacttTCACGGAAGGAAAGCAAACCACACAGGAAGCTTCTGATGCTGCTCGTGCCTCTGGCGGCCAATACACGATTCCCTCGAATAACATACTCCGGCACATTCAGTCGCTGGTCACCAACATTGACCTTGTCACCCCTGCTGAACAGGCTGCTTTGCGAAAGGAAATGCTGCAGGAGACCAACGATGTAAAACTCATCTCTTTGATCTCTGACTTGTTGACCAGCGTCGctgaggtcaaggaggcaGGTAAAAAGTTCAGCATCCTGGAGTCATCAAAACAAACACGTGGACcgagaggtggtgttgggtatGGCGGGCCAGTGGGAGACAAGAGCAATGACTATGAATTAACCGGTTCCTATAGCCCTATTCATTCGAGGGGACATGCTGAGTTTGGCACGACAGGGTCTGTTTCACAAGAGTTTGGTGGTGCCTCCGATATGCTTCACAACCTCTCTGATTAAAGTGCTCGTGACGACGAGAGCGGACCACACTAAACACCGAGGGGCTCTACAAAAacaggaggtgaaggggttggggagcGCTAAGGGCAGCAGACATGTACATGCACGAAACATAACGAATATGTGTCCCCGGTGAGCAAGATAAAGCGATGACAATTATGATGAGTTTATGTATGGCGTTAGACATCCGGGCAAGACAGGACAGGGGCATGAATCAGGGTCAGGAAATCAGGCAagggcatgggcatggaAAGGAAACATGATTGGTGGTAGCATCAGCCAGTCACCACGAATACAGGAAAATGCTATGCCTTTGAGCCAACAAAGCTATACACCGGTAAAAGTCATGCAAAATTAGAGACTACTTGATTACTAGTCTGACTGGTGACTTCACAAAAACTCCCAAAACAGATATAGCATGTGTGAGTGAGAAAATAGACAGCGACCAAGGAGAAACAACACAGTAGAATTGGTCTGCCTACCCACATTCAAGCCCCAACCAGCTTCCGAACCCCTCTGCTCTCTATCACCATATTGTTACCGCTCCCCTGATGTGAATCACAGCTCTTCATCTGCTCCATATTTGCTTACCTGCTGCGCTTGGAACCTTCTGCAATGCCCAGTGGCATTATCGATAGCACAGCAACATCTGATTTGGTGAACCCTTGGTGTTCATTGAAAGGAACAAAGCCAAAGACGAAAGATTGATCACACCAAGGAGATGAAAACAGCATCATCGTGGAAGAGACagaaagataaaaaaaaaataaaaagaagtGATTAGAAAAAGGCAAAAAGGTCATGTCCCCCATCTGTCTATCCCATCCCAGTCTTTGTTGCTTCAAACCGCTGGAACCtaaaagagagagaaaaaaacaaagtgATGACAGTAATAGTAGGTAAGAAATGATCGCACACTCTAATAAGAGAGAAAGTGGCAAAAAAGTaatcaacaaaaaaaaacatcaaaaaaaaaatcaaaagaaaacactGCCAATCCCTGATTTAGGGATGACAAGGTATCATCGTGGTAATCATTAGACCCATTTCCTGTCCACCCATCCGTCTATATTGTTGCTTTGGCAATACCGAAAAAGAGATGTCTTCATATACAAGAAGCTGAGATCAAAGAAGAGAGGTCG from Podospora pseudoanserina strain CBS 124.78 chromosome 1, whole genome shotgun sequence includes:
- a CDS encoding hypothetical protein (COG:O; COG:T; EggNog:ENOG503NW2Z; MEROPS:MER0030137) → MAQAPNGRARLSFCLVNCSPHHLQLSLILPPTILCLSPNEIEVTTKLASKYTPKEAISIFFDPEAITNRRSTTMANQAGGANELLSVQKSSDSGLQIILHPLPILEISDFITRGYQRNYKGAVVGGLLGQQNGREITIEHSFSIKSVKKEEDGGVYELDEEWFRQRLDQMKLVHKSPQLDLVGWYALVPKSGPTVLHLPIHRQISTVNESAVLLGFHLEDMLSPAAGDPLPITIYESNMEAEGEDKEMKDSENPTNMVLRFRKLPYATETGEAEMIGMQFIREGGANASADDTPVETKNIAEQFEQKIAVTDGKGKRRAVMTSGSVSKNPVSPSKGKGKQKDEPSSSPPQAEPPNPDINLTRSESEYMAALQAKFNAIKMLKSRIALIITYLQRLPPTFTEGKQTTQEASDAARASGGQYTIPSNNILRHIQSLVTNIDLVTPAEQAALRKEMLQETNDVKLISLISDLLTSVAEVKEAGKKFSILESSKQTRGPRGGVGYGGPVGDKSNDYELTGSYSPIHSRGHAEFGTTGSVSQEFGGASDMLHNLSD
- a CDS encoding hypothetical protein (EggNog:ENOG503PUG2) — translated: MSSSKQQEKGSASQLVAAKPAKAIPAKRTADDDEVEFISCCPVKKPRLNDQPAPNPHLNNQKLDLAVSRITKTSAQLHPASASHRHASDQPAPPSSVTRTTDTGPAPSQDPSPRMSPEQPSALIQALESFAFPTDFPPISRVPRMSVAVSPKQMSQPMPSTSHPTSLFASSSALFNSTSSPCFEQVPCLDFGGIAMNNPAYETGQMLSPSDNNALITSSTHMSSQMINQAAFGPNAIPFAMYSMGSLVPMPQQNMNLNMNSSPNPWMNPRPMQSQSPPVLQPHNPKQEQQPRHMLIPPGSQSTPGHPCCSTSVQSPIHNQSPCKPPGLHCTVVQQEHMRWLQQAPLQPSSQLQTQILPVLPPPPPPQLLKAPTAAPEKQPPNKTKFTIPLRKKPSPNLLIDIAETAEETFPYDEVAARHGVTPQKVFDTLSAIVLIPLLRCPTDKRRAGKLAHDRVKFYTQKKNTMGKEKGEVTRVKEVRQFLEENRQQGGG